Proteins from one Rhizobium bangladeshense genomic window:
- a CDS encoding ABC transporter substrate-binding protein, with protein MKVLKKTLLLAAVGGSLFATSASAEQINLTWQMWTGSDADTKGWQHLADMVTAKYPDIKVTLTTTGWVDYWTRLPVLAASGQLADIVSMQSLRMPNFYSLLEPLNDRIEADKFDIGAFTPSIIGGMSVDKQLYGLPYDVGPWVVYYNQDALEAAGIPLPKPGWTLAEFTDAAKKLTKDGKYGFGITPQNYSVLASAWGDKYVNDAGELDLANPSAMGAADRVIGFAAKDKIAPLVPSSADVGTFIQGRFNSGNVAMYVDGPWSIIGMKDKAKFKIGLTTLPRDDAKELAAVTAGSGFGIATTSKNKDAAWKAIQVLTSPEALQYLAEQGRALPARTASQSSWYKVAAKDITNGGEALDYSLAHSVPYVITNNWAAVENLFNQYFPPAFGGSADAKQTMESIQSLAQQ; from the coding sequence ATGAAGGTTCTGAAGAAAACGCTTTTGCTTGCCGCAGTCGGCGGCAGCCTCTTTGCCACATCCGCATCGGCCGAACAGATCAACCTGACCTGGCAGATGTGGACCGGTTCCGATGCCGACACCAAGGGCTGGCAGCACCTGGCCGACATGGTGACCGCCAAATACCCCGATATCAAGGTGACGCTGACGACGACGGGCTGGGTCGATTACTGGACACGACTGCCGGTGCTGGCGGCGTCAGGGCAGCTCGCCGATATCGTCTCCATGCAGTCGCTACGCATGCCGAACTTCTATTCACTGCTCGAACCGCTGAACGACCGGATCGAGGCGGATAAATTCGACATCGGCGCCTTTACGCCATCGATCATCGGCGGCATGTCGGTTGACAAACAGCTTTACGGCCTGCCCTATGATGTCGGTCCCTGGGTCGTCTATTATAACCAGGATGCGCTCGAGGCCGCAGGCATTCCGCTGCCGAAACCGGGCTGGACGCTCGCAGAATTTACCGACGCCGCCAAGAAGCTGACGAAGGACGGCAAGTACGGATTCGGCATCACACCGCAGAACTATTCGGTCCTGGCGTCGGCCTGGGGCGACAAATATGTCAATGATGCCGGAGAGCTGGATCTTGCCAATCCCAGCGCCATGGGCGCTGCCGACAGGGTTATCGGCTTTGCCGCCAAGGATAAGATCGCGCCGCTGGTGCCGTCGAGCGCCGATGTCGGCACATTCATCCAGGGCCGGTTCAATTCGGGCAACGTCGCCATGTATGTCGACGGACCCTGGTCGATCATCGGCATGAAGGACAAGGCCAAGTTCAAGATCGGCCTCACCACCCTGCCGCGCGACGATGCCAAGGAGCTCGCTGCGGTCACGGCCGGTTCCGGTTTCGGCATCGCCACGACAAGCAAGAACAAGGACGCTGCCTGGAAGGCGATCCAGGTGCTGACCAGTCCCGAAGCACTGCAGTATCTCGCCGAACAGGGCCGTGCACTCCCGGCGCGCACGGCTTCGCAATCCTCCTGGTACAAGGTGGCGGCCAAGGACATTACCAATGGCGGCGAGGCGCTCGATTATTCGCTGGCGCATTCGGTGCCCTATGTGATCACCAACAACTGGGCGGCGGTGGAAAACCTGTTCAACCAGTATTTCCCGCCGGCCTTCGGCGGCAGCGCCGACGCCAAGCAGACGATGGAATCCATCCAGAGCCTCGCGCAGCAATAG
- a CDS encoding substrate-binding domain-containing protein has translation MKTATLASIALAMSVSVANAQTIGVSMSDLDKFRTALLNGVVTHGQTVSGLKLVIENAKGDSELQKKQVQKLIVDKVDAIILAVSDGDLGPQMTKMAADAGIPLVYINNVPSNLLDLPENQVVVASNEKESGTLETKQVCTLLKGKGRIVVLMGEPFHAAARARTQDISDVIATPDCKGLEIVERQAAYWSRDYADQQMQEWLAAGVKFDAIIANNDEMALGAIRAMKKAGMPMKDVVVAGVDATDDALAAMVAGDLDVTVLQSAVGQGAAAVEAAVKLVKKEKVPRENNVPFELVTPENISKYLPKSQ, from the coding sequence ATGAAAACGGCCACGCTTGCATCCATCGCCTTGGCGATGTCGGTCTCTGTTGCCAATGCCCAGACGATCGGCGTTTCGATGTCCGATCTAGACAAATTCAGGACGGCGCTTCTGAACGGTGTCGTCACCCATGGGCAGACGGTCTCCGGCCTCAAGTTGGTTATCGAGAACGCAAAGGGCGACAGCGAGCTTCAGAAAAAGCAGGTTCAGAAGCTCATCGTCGACAAGGTCGACGCCATCATCCTGGCCGTTTCCGATGGCGATCTCGGGCCGCAGATGACCAAGATGGCGGCGGATGCCGGCATTCCGCTTGTCTATATCAACAATGTTCCCTCGAACCTCCTGGATCTGCCGGAAAATCAGGTCGTGGTCGCCTCCAATGAAAAGGAATCCGGAACACTGGAGACGAAGCAGGTTTGTACGCTGCTCAAGGGCAAGGGCCGGATCGTCGTGCTGATGGGCGAGCCTTTCCACGCGGCCGCCCGTGCCCGCACGCAGGATATCTCGGATGTCATCGCCACGCCCGACTGCAAGGGCCTGGAAATCGTCGAGCGGCAGGCGGCCTATTGGTCACGCGATTATGCCGATCAGCAGATGCAGGAGTGGCTTGCGGCCGGCGTCAAGTTCGATGCTATTATCGCCAACAATGACGAGATGGCGCTCGGCGCGATCCGCGCGATGAAGAAAGCCGGCATGCCGATGAAGGATGTCGTCGTCGCCGGCGTCGACGCGACCGACGATGCGCTTGCCGCGATGGTGGCTGGCGATCTCGACGTTACCGTTCTCCAGAGCGCTGTCGGACAGGGCGCCGCCGCCGTCGAGGCCGCCGTGAAGCTCGTCAAGAAGGAGAAGGTGCCGCGGGAAAACAACGTTCCCTTCGAACTCGTGACACCTGAGAACATCTCCAAATACCTGCCGAAGAGCCAGTGA
- a CDS encoding type II toxin-antitoxin system RelE/ParE family toxin, giving the protein MEVKWTRKAVSDIARLYDFLSPVDRRAAARTVQALTAAPARLMEQPRLGERLEEFDPREVRRILVGRYELRYEIQQSTIYVLRLWHTREDR; this is encoded by the coding sequence ATGGAAGTCAAATGGACGCGCAAAGCGGTCTCGGACATTGCCCGCCTATATGACTTTCTCTCCCCTGTCGACCGGCGGGCTGCGGCCCGTACCGTGCAGGCGCTGACGGCCGCGCCTGCTCGTTTGATGGAGCAGCCGCGTCTCGGCGAGCGGCTCGAGGAGTTCGATCCCCGTGAGGTTCGCCGAATTCTCGTCGGCCGTTATGAGCTGCGCTACGAAATCCAGCAGTCGACAATCTATGTATTGCGGCTTTGGCATACGCGTGAGGATCGGTAG
- a CDS encoding LacI family DNA-binding transcriptional regulator, producing MTTIRDVARLAGVSISTVSLALNSPKRVGAETLDRIQQAIQSTGYRIDPVAQTLARGRSSIIGFVSANLGNMFFGDIRREIEHQALDHGYFVLIADSSGRADLERALLERLQAQKIAGIALAANGRGDEYATFLRDFKTPIVMFDQKVEGAERDFIGSDNPLTTTILTEHLLQLGHRRIAFISGPSGLHTADERLKGFIDTMDGADVEVDPSLVVEGGYTRTGGHTQAMRLLTRRDRPTAIIGANNMMGLATLQVMQEMGFRCPDDVSLAMVDDVPWSNVITPRITMVVQDAQKLGELAAQRLLARIASPEAAAEPPQDFILTPRFVRGESTRRL from the coding sequence ATGACCACCATACGCGATGTCGCGCGGCTTGCGGGAGTTTCGATCTCGACCGTCTCGCTCGCGCTCAATAGCCCGAAGCGGGTCGGCGCCGAGACGCTCGACCGCATCCAGCAGGCGATACAATCGACCGGCTACCGGATCGATCCGGTGGCCCAGACGCTGGCGCGCGGGCGCAGTTCGATCATCGGCTTCGTCTCGGCCAATCTCGGCAACATGTTCTTCGGCGACATCCGCCGCGAGATCGAACACCAGGCGCTCGACCACGGTTATTTCGTGCTGATCGCCGACTCCTCCGGCAGAGCCGATCTCGAACGGGCGCTGCTGGAACGGCTGCAGGCGCAGAAGATTGCCGGCATCGCCTTGGCGGCAAACGGGCGCGGCGACGAATACGCCACCTTCCTGCGCGACTTCAAGACGCCGATCGTCATGTTTGACCAGAAGGTCGAGGGTGCCGAGCGCGATTTCATTGGTTCCGACAATCCGCTGACCACAACCATCCTGACCGAGCACCTGCTGCAACTCGGCCATCGGCGTATCGCCTTCATCTCGGGTCCAAGCGGCCTGCACACCGCCGACGAACGCCTGAAAGGTTTCATCGATACGATGGACGGCGCCGACGTGGAGGTCGACCCTTCGCTTGTCGTCGAGGGCGGCTATACCAGGACCGGCGGCCATACGCAGGCGATGCGCTTGCTCACCCGCCGCGACCGGCCGACCGCCATCATCGGCGCCAACAACATGATGGGGCTGGCAACCCTCCAGGTCATGCAGGAGATGGGCTTCCGCTGTCCCGACGACGTATCGCTGGCAATGGTCGACGACGTGCCCTGGAGCAACGTCATCACGCCGCGCATTACCATGGTCGTGCAGGATGCGCAGAAGCTCGGGGAGCTGGCGGCGCAGCGACTGCTGGCAAGGATCGCAAGCCCGGAGGCCGCCGCCGAGCCGCCACAGGATTTCATCCTGACACCAAGATTCGTGCGCGGGGAGTCGACCAGACGGCTGTGA
- a CDS encoding alpha-L-fucosidase codes for MMSSEHLPENPVSGAGKHAWFSHDRLGMFIHWGLYALGARHEWLKNREELTDDHYQRYFDNFDPDLYDPKEWARRARLAGMKYVVVTTKHHEGFCLWDSKVTDYKAPNTPCGRDLLTPLVEAFRAEGLKVGFYYSLLDWHHPDFPIDVHHPLRNHPDAKALNAGRNIANYAAYMREQVRELLTGFGRIDIIWFDFSYPQREYRGLPGKGRADWESERLLELVRELQPDIIVNNRLDLPPGKLPDVTTPEQYTPRVAPAIASQGVLWEACHTFSGSWGYHRDEDSWKSPEQIIQLLIDSVALGGNLLMNVGPTGRGTFDARATAALEVYRNWMALNARSIYGAGPSELPAPAGCRYTQRGNRLYLHVCNWPYRHIHIEGIADRIAYAQFLHDASEVRWLSQTKEVDSNIGVMVPEGMITLELPVRRPDVTVPVIEIVLKA; via the coding sequence GTGATGAGTTCGGAGCACCTGCCGGAAAATCCAGTATCGGGAGCGGGCAAGCACGCCTGGTTCAGCCATGATCGCCTCGGCATGTTCATTCATTGGGGTCTCTATGCCCTTGGAGCCCGACATGAGTGGTTGAAGAACCGCGAAGAGCTGACCGACGACCATTACCAGCGCTATTTCGACAATTTCGATCCCGATCTCTACGATCCCAAGGAGTGGGCGCGCCGGGCCCGTCTCGCCGGCATGAAGTATGTCGTGGTGACGACCAAGCATCACGAAGGCTTCTGCCTTTGGGACAGCAAGGTCACCGATTACAAGGCGCCGAACACGCCCTGCGGCAGGGACCTGCTGACGCCGCTGGTCGAGGCCTTCCGCGCAGAGGGGCTGAAGGTCGGCTTCTATTATTCGCTGCTCGACTGGCACCATCCGGATTTCCCGATCGACGTGCACCACCCCTTGCGCAACCATCCCGACGCCAAGGCGCTGAATGCCGGCCGCAACATTGCCAACTACGCCGCCTATATGCGCGAACAGGTGCGCGAGCTTCTGACCGGTTTCGGCCGCATCGACATCATCTGGTTCGATTTCAGCTATCCCCAGCGCGAGTATCGCGGCCTGCCCGGCAAGGGTCGCGCCGATTGGGAAAGCGAGCGCCTGCTTGAGCTGGTGCGTGAACTGCAGCCCGACATCATCGTCAACAACCGCCTCGATCTGCCCCCCGGCAAGCTGCCCGACGTCACGACGCCGGAGCAATATACGCCGCGAGTGGCGCCCGCGATCGCGAGCCAGGGTGTGCTTTGGGAAGCCTGCCATACCTTCAGCGGCTCCTGGGGCTATCACCGCGACGAAGACAGCTGGAAGAGCCCGGAGCAGATCATCCAGCTGCTGATCGATTCCGTGGCGCTCGGCGGCAACCTCCTGATGAATGTGGGCCCGACCGGCCGCGGCACCTTCGACGCACGCGCCACCGCTGCGCTCGAAGTCTACCGCAACTGGATGGCCCTCAACGCACGCTCCATCTACGGGGCCGGTCCATCCGAGCTTCCGGCACCGGCCGGCTGCCGCTACACCCAGCGCGGCAACCGCCTCTATCTGCATGTCTGCAACTGGCCCTACCGCCACATCCATATCGAGGGCATCGCCGACAGGATCGCCTATGCGCAGTTCCTGCACGATGCCAGCGAAGTGCGCTGGCTCAGCCAGACGAAGGAAGTGGATTCCAATATCGGCGTGATGGTGCCGGAAGGCATGATCACGCTCGAACTGCCGGTCCGGCGACCTGACGTTACCGTCCCGGTGATCGAGATCGTCCTCAAGGCGTGA
- a CDS encoding CopG family ribbon-helix-helix protein gives METKVLTAHVPLPLAQKVDQLAMRLERSRGWIIKQALTAWIDQEEERRRLTLEALADVDGGNIVDHQSVQAWADSLDSDEPISLPR, from the coding sequence ATGGAGACCAAAGTTCTCACCGCTCATGTTCCGCTGCCGCTTGCGCAGAAGGTCGATCAACTCGCAATGCGGCTCGAGCGTTCGCGCGGCTGGATCATCAAGCAGGCCCTGACTGCATGGATTGATCAGGAAGAGGAGCGCCGGCGTTTGACACTTGAGGCGCTGGCCGACGTGGATGGCGGCAACATTGTCGATCATCAGTCTGTTCAAGCGTGGGCAGACAGTCTTGATAGTGACGAGCCGATTTCGTTGCCCCGGTGA
- a CDS encoding carbohydrate ABC transporter permease, translated as MTTEPTSQHPYSLAQNRHRLLRRIGAFFNYAALSLIALLFLFPFFWMVSNAVRSNTEVLAVPVRILPEEYHWETFVEALVALPFGTFLLNSFIVACGVTAIVIAVSCLSAYAFARLKFPGREGLLLTFLSTLMIPQVMLVIPLFLLVSKLGWINTYHGMILPVAFSSFGTFLLRQFILGIPKDLDEAAMMDGASRLRILIRIIIPLAMPAIGLLSLFTFIAQWKSFLWPLIATSGLDKATLPLGLTLFQTQQGTAWNYIMAGATISMVPGVILAIVLQRVIYKGITVSSGFGGR; from the coding sequence ATGACGACTGAACCGACTTCGCAGCATCCCTATTCCCTGGCGCAGAACCGCCATCGCCTGTTGCGACGCATCGGTGCCTTCTTCAATTACGCCGCACTTTCGCTGATCGCGCTGCTTTTCCTCTTTCCCTTCTTCTGGATGGTGTCGAATGCGGTGCGTTCCAACACGGAGGTGCTGGCCGTGCCGGTCCGCATCCTCCCCGAGGAATATCATTGGGAAACCTTCGTCGAAGCTCTGGTTGCCCTGCCGTTCGGAACATTCCTGTTGAATTCCTTCATCGTCGCCTGCGGCGTGACCGCGATCGTGATCGCGGTATCCTGCCTTTCCGCCTATGCCTTCGCCCGGCTGAAGTTTCCCGGCCGCGAGGGGCTGCTGCTTACCTTTCTCAGCACGCTGATGATCCCGCAGGTGATGCTGGTCATCCCGCTCTTTCTTCTGGTTAGCAAGCTCGGCTGGATCAACACCTATCACGGCATGATTCTCCCCGTCGCCTTCTCTTCCTTCGGGACCTTTCTGTTGCGGCAGTTCATCCTAGGCATCCCAAAGGATCTCGACGAGGCGGCGATGATGGACGGGGCCTCGCGCCTGCGCATCCTGATCAGAATCATCATTCCGCTTGCCATGCCCGCGATCGGCCTCCTTTCGCTCTTTACCTTCATCGCCCAGTGGAAGAGCTTCCTGTGGCCGCTGATCGCTACCAGCGGTCTTGATAAGGCCACGCTGCCGCTCGGGCTCACCTTGTTCCAGACCCAGCAGGGCACCGCCTGGAATTACATCATGGCAGGCGCCACCATCTCCATGGTCCCGGGCGTCATCCTGGCCATCGTGCTGCAGAGGGTGATCTATAAAGGCATCACTGTCAGCTCCGGCTTCGGCGGACGATAG
- a CDS encoding carbohydrate ABC transporter permease, producing the protein MSESAVAEITMQPDQPRRFLMPETQTAMLFLLPSFLGFMVFMALPILASLALSFTNWQLLSTPSFVGFQNYIKLFTVDPAFYTILGNTLFFAVEYLALNIVVSLTLAVWISSLKRGKAIFRVIFFLPTFTPTIAASVVWLLIFTPDGLADSIIHSLGLGLPNFLLSSTWAMQAVVLVTLWANVGYNVVMFNAALDLVPKHYLEAAMIDGAGPWRRFWRIRLPLISPTIFFATVMTAITSLQVFDEIFAMTRGGPGSATATLGFAIYQKGFTNFQMGYASALAWVMFVMIMALTILQFHMQRKWVHYDD; encoded by the coding sequence ATGTCGGAAAGCGCCGTTGCCGAAATCACCATGCAGCCCGATCAGCCGCGGCGCTTCCTGATGCCGGAGACGCAAACGGCGATGCTGTTCCTGCTGCCGAGCTTCCTCGGCTTTATGGTCTTCATGGCTCTGCCGATCCTGGCCTCGCTGGCGCTCTCCTTCACCAATTGGCAGCTGCTCTCGACGCCGTCCTTCGTCGGTTTCCAAAATTATATCAAACTCTTCACCGTCGACCCTGCCTTCTACACCATACTGGGCAACACGCTGTTCTTCGCCGTCGAGTACCTTGCGCTCAACATCGTCGTCTCGCTGACGCTCGCGGTCTGGATTTCGAGCCTCAAGCGCGGCAAGGCGATTTTCCGGGTGATCTTCTTCCTGCCGACCTTTACTCCGACGATTGCAGCCTCCGTGGTGTGGCTGCTGATCTTCACTCCCGACGGTCTCGCCGACAGCATCATCCACTCCCTCGGTCTCGGCCTGCCGAATTTCCTGCTGAGCTCGACCTGGGCCATGCAGGCGGTCGTGCTCGTCACACTCTGGGCGAATGTCGGCTATAATGTCGTAATGTTTAACGCCGCGCTCGACCTCGTGCCGAAGCATTATCTCGAAGCGGCGATGATCGACGGCGCTGGTCCCTGGCGGCGCTTCTGGCGCATCCGCCTGCCGCTCATCTCGCCGACCATTTTCTTCGCCACCGTCATGACCGCCATCACCTCGCTGCAGGTCTTCGACGAGATCTTCGCGATGACGCGGGGCGGCCCGGGCTCGGCGACGGCCACTCTGGGTTTCGCAATCTATCAGAAGGGCTTCACCAATTTTCAGATGGGCTATGCCTCCGCACTCGCCTGGGTGATGTTCGTCATGATCATGGCGCTTACCATCCTACAGTTCCACATGCAGCGCAAATGGGTCCATTATGACGACTGA
- a CDS encoding PAS-domain containing protein, producing the protein MRSTLAGLHGIGDDLERHGIVLRAHADRDEFHECSAKRPLPELLLVDAMSPAGRGLEDCRRFKANPVTRDIPVIVLVSPEDEESRIGGFAAGAVDCVSNLVSAAELVARIKRHIELGAIHTRLQRRNEQLDTALASMGQGVCLFDEGGRLLLSNNRYAEVYGLDPSVIHPGQSLEDILNLRQAVGAVPATSTSEYLAWAEATNMGDTPQDWIKELKSGQIIRGYHQRTTDGGWVSTHEDITQAWQAEKALAKAHAQAERAEQEARAAHARLLAALEVVPEGLVLFDEEDRFVLWNKRYEQLYAESGDMLVKGMRFEDRLRAGLERGQYPEAVGREEEWLAERLAHHAKPSSKHEQRLPGNRWIRIEERQISEGGGSVGIRVDITDLKMQEASFRLLFEGNPMPMWVYDRETLRFLHVNQAAIDHYGYRLEQFLTMRLSDIQAPQQSNPPQVVMFDAEDPPSTRSFRHLKRDGTAIEVTVYSTCLNYRGKAASLMAVVDITEAKRAEKALLQHRDTLEEMVRSRTVELARQTEELERMLEQEKQINELQRQFVSMASHEFRTPLAVIDGAAQRLIRRKEAATPEFLCEKADQIRSSVSRMLELMESILAAGRLDHGRITIVHKPCSIAEIIGTCSARQESIRRSHRFLLDVDRLPSTIYGDHPALDQVFSNLFSNAVKYAPDSPNVHVTGWQEGESVCITVRDEGIGIDADDLPKMFQRYFRARSSTGIAGTGIGLNLVKQIVELHGGTIEVASSRGNGTTFTLRLPIGAGIPDQVRVAAR; encoded by the coding sequence ATGCGTAGCACGTTGGCAGGCTTGCATGGCATCGGCGACGATCTTGAGCGACATGGCATCGTGCTGCGCGCACACGCCGATCGAGATGAGTTTCACGAATGCTCCGCCAAGCGACCGCTGCCGGAGCTTCTTCTGGTGGACGCCATGTCGCCGGCGGGCCGTGGTCTCGAAGACTGCCGGCGTTTCAAGGCAAATCCGGTAACGCGTGATATTCCGGTAATCGTCCTCGTCTCGCCGGAAGACGAAGAAAGCCGGATCGGAGGGTTTGCCGCCGGGGCGGTCGATTGCGTTTCCAATCTTGTCTCCGCCGCGGAGCTCGTCGCTCGCATTAAGCGACATATCGAGCTCGGCGCAATTCACACGCGCCTGCAGCGGCGAAACGAGCAACTGGACACGGCGCTTGCCAGTATGGGGCAGGGGGTCTGCCTGTTTGACGAGGGCGGCCGGCTGCTCCTTTCAAACAATCGCTATGCCGAAGTCTACGGACTCGATCCATCCGTTATCCATCCGGGACAGTCGCTGGAAGACATACTGAACCTGAGACAGGCGGTCGGCGCCGTTCCCGCCACCTCAACCTCGGAATATCTCGCCTGGGCCGAAGCGACCAATATGGGCGATACGCCTCAGGATTGGATCAAGGAACTCAAGTCGGGCCAGATCATCCGCGGCTATCATCAGCGCACGACGGACGGCGGCTGGGTATCGACCCATGAGGATATCACGCAGGCCTGGCAGGCTGAAAAGGCGCTTGCCAAGGCGCATGCCCAGGCAGAACGCGCCGAACAGGAGGCGCGGGCGGCGCATGCACGTCTTCTGGCGGCTTTGGAAGTCGTCCCGGAAGGCCTCGTATTGTTCGACGAGGAAGACCGTTTCGTCCTGTGGAACAAGAGATACGAACAGCTTTACGCCGAAAGCGGCGATATGCTCGTGAAAGGCATGCGCTTCGAAGACCGCCTGCGTGCCGGCCTCGAGCGCGGCCAATATCCGGAAGCGGTGGGGCGCGAAGAGGAATGGCTGGCCGAAAGGCTGGCCCATCATGCCAAGCCCAGCAGCAAACACGAGCAGCGCCTGCCCGGAAACCGGTGGATACGGATCGAAGAACGCCAGATCTCCGAAGGAGGGGGCAGCGTCGGCATACGTGTCGACATCACCGATCTCAAAATGCAGGAGGCGTCGTTCAGGCTGCTGTTCGAAGGCAACCCGATGCCGATGTGGGTTTACGATCGTGAAACGTTGAGATTTCTCCACGTAAATCAGGCCGCTATCGACCACTACGGTTACCGTCTCGAGCAATTCCTGACGATGCGACTATCGGACATCCAGGCGCCGCAGCAATCCAACCCGCCGCAGGTCGTCATGTTCGATGCCGAAGATCCCCCCTCGACTCGCTCCTTCCGGCACTTGAAGAGAGATGGCACGGCCATCGAGGTCACCGTTTATTCCACCTGCCTGAACTACAGGGGCAAGGCGGCATCGCTGATGGCTGTCGTCGACATCACCGAGGCCAAGCGCGCCGAAAAGGCATTGCTGCAGCACCGCGACACGCTCGAAGAGATGGTGCGCTCCCGCACGGTCGAACTGGCGCGACAGACGGAAGAACTCGAACGGATGCTCGAACAAGAAAAGCAGATCAACGAGTTGCAGCGGCAGTTCGTCTCGATGGCATCGCATGAATTCCGCACCCCGCTTGCGGTGATTGACGGCGCGGCGCAACGGCTCATTCGGCGCAAGGAGGCTGCCACGCCGGAGTTTCTTTGCGAAAAAGCCGACCAGATCCGCAGCTCGGTTTCGCGTATGCTCGAACTGATGGAAAGTATTCTTGCTGCCGGGCGATTGGATCATGGCCGGATCACCATCGTTCACAAGCCGTGCTCGATTGCTGAAATCATTGGAACCTGCAGCGCGCGTCAAGAAAGCATCCGGCGGTCTCATCGCTTTTTGCTCGATGTAGATCGCCTCCCTTCGACCATTTATGGCGACCATCCCGCTCTCGACCAGGTCTTCAGCAACCTCTTTTCGAATGCCGTGAAATACGCGCCAGACTCTCCGAACGTCCACGTCACAGGATGGCAGGAGGGAGAAAGCGTTTGCATCACCGTTCGCGATGAAGGCATCGGCATCGACGCCGATGATCTCCCGAAGATGTTCCAGCGTTATTTTCGCGCCAGAAGCTCTACGGGCATCGCCGGCACCGGCATCGGCCTCAACCTCGTCAAGCAGATCGTCGAGCTTCACGGCGGAACGATAGAGGTGGCGAGCAGCCGAGGGAACGGGACGACGTTTACGCTACGGCTTCCGATCGGCGCGGGGATACCAGACCAGGTGCGTGTCGCCGCCCGATAG